In one window of Macadamia integrifolia cultivar HAES 741 chromosome 2, SCU_Mint_v3, whole genome shotgun sequence DNA:
- the LOC122091694 gene encoding glycerol kinase-like, producing the protein MSKKEVFIGAIDQGTTSTRFIIYDQSHQVIGSHQIEFTQFFPHAGWVEHNPMEILESVRVCMAKAIDRATADGYNVDNGLKAIGVTNQRETTVVWSKSTGLPLHNGIVWMDVRTSSICRRLEEELPGGKYHFMETCGVPISTYFSAVKLLWLLENVDAVKRAVESGDALFGTIETWLIWNLTGGCRSVDPTQNTTIGLHVTDVSNASRTMLMNLKTLDWDEPTLETLGIPIEILPKIISNSEIIGNVAFGWPVAGVPIAGCLGDQHAAMVGQACRKGEAKSTYGTGAFILLNTGEEIIRSNHGLLSTIAYKLGPNAPTNYALEGSIAIAGAAVQWLRDGLGIIQTAPEIEDLAKKVDNSGGVYFVPAFNGLFAPWWKDDARGVLVGITRFTNRSHIARAVLESICFQANDVLDSMHKDSKEKAGVTYEEFLLRVDGGASANNLLMQIQADLLGSPVVRPRDIETTALGAAYAAGLAVGVWTEDEIFSTEQLQAKATTFHPKLEEEHRKKRAESWYTAVTRSFELGNLSL; encoded by the exons ATGTCGAAAAAGGAAGTCTTCATTGGAGCGATTGATCAAGGAACGACAAGTACGAGATTCATAATCTATGATCAATCACATCAGGTCATTGGGTCTCACCAGATCGAGTTCACTCAGTTCTTTCCTCACGCTGG ATGGGTAGAACACAATCCGATGGAGATTCTGGAGAGCGTGCGGGTTTGTATGGCGAAAGCTATAGACAGGGCGACTGCGGATGGGTACAACGTGGATAATGGGCTTAAGGCAATAGGCGTCACAAACCAGAGAGAGACTACGGTTGTCTGGAGTAAATCCACTGGTCTGCCGCTTCATAACGGCATTGTTTGGATGGACGTTCGAACCAGTTCTATTTgcag GAGATTAGAGGAAGAATTGCCGGGGGGGAAATACCATTTCATGGAGACATGTGGAGTGCCTATTAGCACTTATTTCAGTGCAGTGAAGCTTCTGTGGCTTTTAGAAAATGTTGATGCTGTTAAGAGAGCTGTGGAGTCAGGAGATGCACTGTTTGGGACTATTGAGACTTGGTTGATCTGGAACCTCACTGGAGGTTGTCGTAGTGTTGACCCAACCCAGAATACAACGATCGGTTTACATGTTACTGATGTCTCAAATGCATCTCGAACGATGCTCATGAATCTCAAGACTCTTGATTGGGATGAACCCACATTGGAGACCTTGGGGATACCCATTGAAATCCTTCCCAAGATTATTAGCAATTCTGAAATAATTGGAAACGTAGCATTTGGATGGCCTGTAGCTGGTGTTCCGATTGCAGGTTGTCTTGGTGACCAACATGCAGCAATGGTGGGTCAGGCATGCCGGAAGGGGGAAGCAAAAAGCACCTATGGCACAGGTGCATTCATTCTTCTCAACACCGGTGAGGAGATTATTAGATCAAATCATGGTCTCCTGAGCACCATTGCTTACAAACTTGGACCAAATGCACCAACGAATTATGCTTTAGAGGGCTCCATTGCGATTGCTGGAGCAGCAGTTCAGTGGCTTAGAGATGGGTTGGGCATTATTCAAACTGCCCCAGAGATTGAAGATTTGGCCAAAAAAGTTGATAATTCAGGTGGGGTTTATTTTGTGCCAGCATTCAATGGGTTATTTGCTCCATGGTGGAAAGATGATGCAAGAGGTGTGTTGGTTGGGATTACAAGGTTCACAAACAGGTCACACATTGCACGAGCTGTTCTCGAGAGCATTTGTTTTCAGGCAAACGATGTGTTGGATTCAATGCATAAGGATTCAAAGGAGAAGGCAGGGGTCACTTATGAGGAATTTTTGCTTAGGGTTGATGGTGGTGCATCTGCCAACAATCTTTTGATGCAGATTCAG GCAGATTTGTTGGGGAGTCCAGTGGTAAGACCCCGTGATATAGAGACGACGGCTCTAGGTGCAGCTTACGCGGCTGGATTGGCTGTTGGTGTTTGGACAGAAGATGAAATTTTCTCAACAGAGCAGCTGCAAGCAAAGGCAACCACTTTCCATCCCAAATTGGAGGAGGAACATAGGAAGAAGAGGGCGGAATCTTGGTACACAGCTGTCACAAGAAGTTTTGAGTTGGGCAACCTTTCCCTTTAA